From the Companilactobacillus ginsenosidimutans genome, the window CTTACCAATGGCTCTCCAATATTTGGTTGCAATATCAACGTTTTAACATTTGAAAGTTGTTCATCAGTTGCACGCTCAAGAATATCACTAATCAAGATTCCGCCCATTCCCGCAATGACAACTGTATCAATTTGATCTGCATCCTTAATAACGGCTAAGCCATCGCCTAGTCGAACATCAATTTTATTATCTAATCCAAATTTTTTTACATCTTCCAGAGATCTATTTCGAGGTCCGGGAGCAACTTCGCCAGCAATTGCGTAATCTATTATATGGTCGTCAATAAGTTCGACTGGTAGGTACGCATGATCAGAACCAATATCTGCTAATCGAACGTTTCCATCAACCATTTTTGAAACAGCGTTTAAACGCTTTGATAAAAGTGTCAATCTATTCAGTCACCTGTTCTACAGTTTCACGATCCTTGTCAGTCATGTATTCACGTGTCATAGGAAGGCTGCTACCACTTGGTCCATTTGTAAGTAGATATTGTATTACATCAATGTTTCCACTTTCAAATGAAGCTGCACAAGCTTGTAGGTACAAGTCCCACATACGTACAAATTTTTCATCAAACATGTCTTCAACTTGGTCTTCAACTTTAACAAAGTTTCTGTGCCAAATTTCGACAGTTTTCTGATAATGTCTTCTGAGCGGTTCAATATCGTCAATTTGTAATTTTGCATCCATAATGTGACCAATATTTTCCTTAAGATCAGGAATGTAGCCACCTGGGAAAATATACTTAACAAGCCAAGCATCAACACCTGCACCTTCATGTTGACCAGTAATACCGTGTATTAATGCAGTTCCTTGTGGCTTGAGCATCTTTTTAACTGTGTTGAAATAACCTTCAAGGTGAGTCTCTCCAACGTGTTCGAACATTCCGACAGAAACAACGTGATCAAATTTTTCATTGATTTCGCGGTAATCTTCTAAGATAACCTCCATTTGATCAGTTAAATTCTCTTCTTGAATCTTGTTGTTTACGTAGTCATATTGTTCTTGACTAAGAGTAACACCTTTGGCTTTCAAACCATATTCTTTAGCTGCGGTGAACATCATGGTACCCCATCCACAACCAATATCAATAATTGTTTCGCCAGGTTTTGTATTTAGTTTATTTAAAATATGATGAACTTTATTTAATTGAGCTGTCTCCAAATCATCTTCTGGTGTTCTAAAGTAAGCACAAGAATAAGTCATCGTATCATCCAACCATAATTTATAAAAATTATTTCCGATATCGTAGTGATTTTGAATTTCTTCTTTATTCTTATCCTCTGAATGACTAAACTTAGGAACAATCTTTTTAAGTTTCGGATTTGACATAAAACTTTCAGATTGTGTGTACGCTGAGGTAATGAGCTTTTGAATGGAACCATCAATTTCGATGTCCTTGTTCATATAAGCTTCTCCCAATGTCAAAGTTGCATGCTTACGTACTTCTGATATTGGAACCTCTTTGTTAAATGTGATTGTTATGTCAGATTTTCCCTCTGGGCCGTATGTTTTTTCCTTGCCATCCCAGAAAACTACTTTGATGGGAATAGTAAATGAATGCTTGAATATTTGATCGTAAATTGTTTTGTCTAACATAAAATCCTCCAAAAATTGAATATAATTAATTGTAAATCAAATCTTGAAAAAACAAAACTTTTATCAGTTTTTTCAATAAAAAAGGCAAAACTTTGAAAAAAAAAGCAAAAAAAATCACAACATCCTCGATTTGGACATTGCGAAATTTTAGTCTAATTATCAGAGTTTAAATCTATATATTACTCAAGAAAATCTTTAAGTTGCTTTGATCTTGAAGGGTGACGCAGTTTACGTAGTGCTTTAGCTTCGATTTGACGAATTCTTTCACGAGTAACACCGAAGACCTTACCTACCTCTTCTAGTGTTCTCGTTCTTCCGTCATCGAGACCGAAACGTAAACGTAGAACGTTTTCTTCACGATCTGTCAATGTATCAAGAACATTCTCTAATTGTTCCTTCAATAACTCATAAGATGCATGGTCCTCAGGACTAGTAGCATCAGAATCCTCGATGAAGTCACCAAGATGAGAATCGTCCTCTTCACCAATAGGTGTTTCTAGTGAAACTGGTTCTTGAGCAATCTTTAGGATATCACGAACTTTTGTAGTTGGCATATCCATTTCAGCACCAATTTCTTCTGGCAATGGCTCACGACCAAGGTCTTGAAGTAATTGGCGTTGAATTCTGATTAACTTGTTGATAGTTTCAACCATATGTACAGGGATACGAATTGTTCTTGCTTGGTCAGCAATGGCACGCGTAATAGCCTGTCTAATCCACCAGGTTGCATATGTAGAAAACTTGAAACCAAGTCGATAGTCGAATTTTTCAACGGCTTTCATTAGGCCCATATTACCTTCTTGAATCAAATCCAAGAATTGCATTCCACGTCCGACATATCTTTTGGCAATTGAAACAACCAAACGTAAATTGGCTTCAGCCAATCGTTGCTTAGCTTCTTCATCACCTTGTTCAATCTTCAAAGCCAAATCGACTTCTTGTTGAGCATTAAGAAGAGGAACACGACCAATTTCCTTAAGATACATACGAACTGGATCATTAACCTTAATGTCAGTTGGTGCGGCGGTATCTTTAGAACTAGGAGCTTTTTCTCTCTTCTTTTCACTTAATAAAGCCATTTTACTTGGATTACCATCATCATCAGTAACAGCAATACCCTTGTCTTGCAATTGTTCTAGAGTGTCATCAAGAGTTTTATCTTTTAAAGAGAAAGGTTTGATGAGTTGCTCTGTAAGTTCAGCTTCTGTTACTGAACCCTTTTTCTTCTTATCTTTAATAAGAGCCTTAATTGCTGACTCTAATTCTTTACTTGATTTAACAACTTTTTTTGTTCTTGTCTTTGATACTGTTGTTTTCTTTGCTGCCATAAATATATTCCTCCAGTATGCTTTAATTGCTTGTTAACAATCTTCTGACATTGATCAACTCTTGAGTAAGTTCTAACTGTAATTTATTATCCCCTACCATTGCTGCCTTTTTCAATTGCCGATTGATATCGGTCATCTTGAACTCCAAATCGGAATTTTGAATATTTGATATGTAATCTTGAATCTCATCATCATTATATTCAGAAGGCATTTGCATCATCTCAACGTCTGCCAAGACATTTTTACAATCATCATCCAATACATTCATAAAATCTGAAACATTGACATCGTCATCATATCCTTCTTTTTCAGTATAAGAAATTAAACTGTTAAAAATCTTTTGATAACTTTGATGAACAAATTTGAAATCATTTCCCTTCAACCGGACTCGAATTTCGGGGAAACTGATTGCCCAAAAAATAAGATTACGTTCAGATTTTTCAATCCGATCAAATTTTTCAGGAACAGCTGCGGTAACCTCTTCGAGTTTAGCTTTCTGGACATTCTTGTAATTATTGGCAGGTTTCTCAATAGCATTTTTCCGCCGCAAATTATCCAGTTCTTTGTTAATTGATTCTTTGGATACTTGCAGTTCTTCAGCCACTCTACCAACATACATATCAATCTCA encodes:
- a CDS encoding tRNA (adenine(22)-N(1))-methyltransferase, which codes for MTLLSKRLNAVSKMVDGNVRLADIGSDHAYLPVELIDDHIIDYAIAGEVAPGPRNRSLEDVKKFGLDNKIDVRLGDGLAVIKDADQIDTVVIAGMGGILISDILERATDEQLSNVKTLILQPNIGEPLVRQWVTDNNFEIIDEDIIQEDNHVYEIIKAKRTNKTQKLTAAEFLMGPVLIKKRTPTFVAKWTHKLSSYQKAVRNMGNAKKIDETKIAQMNDNIKYIEEIL
- a CDS encoding SAM-dependent methyltransferase translates to MLDKTIYDQIFKHSFTIPIKVVFWDGKEKTYGPEGKSDITITFNKEVPISEVRKHATLTLGEAYMNKDIEIDGSIQKLITSAYTQSESFMSNPKLKKIVPKFSHSEDKNKEEIQNHYDIGNNFYKLWLDDTMTYSCAYFRTPEDDLETAQLNKVHHILNKLNTKPGETIIDIGCGWGTMMFTAAKEYGLKAKGVTLSQEQYDYVNNKIQEENLTDQMEVILEDYREINEKFDHVVSVGMFEHVGETHLEGYFNTVKKMLKPQGTALIHGITGQHEGAGVDAWLVKYIFPGGYIPDLKENIGHIMDAKLQIDDIEPLRRHYQKTVEIWHRNFVKVEDQVEDMFDEKFVRMWDLYLQACAASFESGNIDVIQYLLTNGPSGSSLPMTREYMTDKDRETVEQVTE
- the rpoD gene encoding RNA polymerase sigma factor RpoD; translation: MAAKKTTVSKTRTKKVVKSSKELESAIKALIKDKKKKGSVTEAELTEQLIKPFSLKDKTLDDTLEQLQDKGIAVTDDDGNPSKMALLSEKKREKAPSSKDTAAPTDIKVNDPVRMYLKEIGRVPLLNAQQEVDLALKIEQGDEEAKQRLAEANLRLVVSIAKRYVGRGMQFLDLIQEGNMGLMKAVEKFDYRLGFKFSTYATWWIRQAITRAIADQARTIRIPVHMVETINKLIRIQRQLLQDLGREPLPEEIGAEMDMPTTKVRDILKIAQEPVSLETPIGEEDDSHLGDFIEDSDATSPEDHASYELLKEQLENVLDTLTDREENVLRLRFGLDDGRTRTLEEVGKVFGVTRERIRQIEAKALRKLRHPSRSKQLKDFLE